The sequence CAGTTCAATGTTGGGATAACGACGACAAAACTTACCGTAAATGGGCTTTAGCATGTGCTGATATACAAACTTAGGCACAGTTAACCGTACTTTGCCGGAGGGCACCTTACTTAAATCGCCAATACTTTCCACAGCAAAATTGAGCTCATTGACGCTAGCTAAAGTGCGCTCATATAACAAAGCCCCTGCTTCTGTTAATTCGATACGCCGTGTTGTTCGCGTAAACAGCGGCAAACCGAGCTCTTTCTCTAGCGCTTTTAAAGCATTACTCACCGACGGCGGTGCCATTTCAAGTTTTTGCGCCGCTTTACTGACGCTATTTTCATTGGCGATGGCGTGGAAAATGATTAGCTGATTGTAGGTAGTTCCATTCATAGCAAGCTCAATAACACTATTATTAGTTACAGGCTAACAGTAATTTAGCTAAGCATCATCTAATTTTAAATAATTAAATCTCATAAACTATGGCTCATTAATCAATTGAAATGAGGTCATAACATGAAAGCATTGCTACTGACATTAAGCATATTGACGATGACGGCGACGATTGCTCATGCCGATAACATCCAACAAATTGCAGACGCTAAAGCCATTAATCAGCAACAACTATGGCCAAAACCAGCTAATCCAATTGCCAAGGGTTCAGAAAATAGCGCGGCACTCAAAGTAGTACAAAACTTCTTTGCCGCCTATGGCAAAGGAGATCTTAACGAAATTAAAAAGTATGTTGCCGACGATGTTGAGTGGCATATTCCCGGTCGCCATCCCCTTGCTGGCACCAAGCGCGGCATTAAAGAGTTCAGTGATTTCTTTGCGTTACTCGGCCGCGCAGCATTTAAGGCCGAAGTGATGATTTTAGCGGCCAATGACACCTATATTATTGATGTGCATAGAGGATTTAGCAACCTACAAGGTGAAAACATCGACCTTAATTGGATTCTGCTGTACCAAGTGGAAGACGGAAAAATCAAACGAGTACAAAACTTCTCAGGCGACCTTTATGCCTCAGACGCTTTCTTTAACCAATTTGCCAAATCATTAGGAGCGAAATAATGAGCAAAGTATTAGTAATTTCAGGCCACCCTAACTTGGCTCAATCAAACACCAACACCGTTATTTTAAATACGCTAAGTACTGAGCTTAACGATGTGAGTATTAGACGTCTCGATGCATTATATCCAGACTATCAAATCGACATCGCCGCCGAACAACAAGCACTAATTGAAGCGCAGGTGGTCGTGTTACAGTTCCCATTTTATTGGTATTCAGTGCCAGCATTACTCAAAAAGTGGATCGACGACGTATTCGCCTATGATTTTGCTTACGGCGCTAACGGTGACAAACTCAAAGACAAAGAGCTAATACTTTCATTTACCGTTGGCGGCCCAGCAGAGTCTTATACGCCGTTAAATTACAATCATTTCCCAATTGCCGAGTTGATTAAACCACTACAACAAACCGCGTATTTGGCTGGGATGCGAGTTGCCGAGCCTATCTTTACTCATGGCATGGTTTACATCGAAGGGGTTTACAACAAACTCAGCGACGTTCAAGCCAAGGCACAAGATCACGCCGAACGCTTAATCACTAGCATTAGCCATCTCATCGACTCGCCAGAAGCCAAACTCCAAAGGTTTGTGGCGCAGTGGTTTGAAAAGTTTGACGTGCTGGCACCAGACAGCGAGCAATTTACCAAGCATCTTGCATCGGATATTAGATTGGTGATGCCAGAGGGTGAGTTTAACGGTCACGCCGGCTTTAAGGATTGGTATCAGGGGGCACGAGTCACGTTCAAGCCTAACTGCGACCACGATGTCGAGCAAATGCAAGTAAAAGCGCTATCAGATGATCGCTTTGAAGTAGAGCTGCGTATAAGGTTAACAGCTGAGACTTTCGCTGAGTCAGCCTTTGGTGGTGAAGCGGTGAATATTTTAGTTAATGAACTATGGCAGGTGTCGTTTGACGAGAACGACAATGCGATAATTCATGAATACCTCGTGGAAGTGGTTAGTTAGCACGTGACTAACCCCTCGTTTTCGGCTCCTACAGAAAATGGTAGGAGCCTTTTTTATGTCTCCAGCGACTTAACGTATTGTCCCGGTGTTTGCGAAAATTGACCTTTAAAAGCGCGAGTAAAATGTGATTGATCGTTAAATCCCAAACTCAGTGCTACGTCAGTAATGTTGGGCGACTTGGTAGTTAGCAGATGTTTAGCTTGTTGCAGTCGTTTAAGCAGCAAATATTGATAAGGGGTTGAGCCAGTTATCTTCTTAAACTCTCGTAAAAAGTGAAACTTGCTACAATTAACCAAGGCTGCTAAATCTTCCACCGTAATTTGCTGCCCCAAATGTTCACTAATATAACTATCAATTTTTTCAATATGCTGTTGACCGAATCGCGACGTCTGCTGCGCGCTGTCTTTAAGATCGAGATAATTTGAATAGTTGTGAATGTAATGAGTGCTGAGCAGTGCCACTAAATTGTTTTTGTAACTAACCCCATTGCTGGCGCGCCCTTGTAATTCAAGCGTAAAGAGTTCGAGAATACCTTGGATAGTTTTATCTAACACATTGTAGTTATTTAAGAAAACCAGCTTATTAGCATCAATATCTAACGGGCAATGGCGCATAAATTCTTGCTCTTCAATTGCTAAAATCAAGAAGTAGCACGGCTCTGAAATATCGTGAGTAAAAGGCGTGTTAGGCGGATTGATCCAAATGTTGCCCGGCGTAGTGGTTATATTGGTAAGCTTGCCATCTTTAATCGCCTGCCAATGGAGATCTTCATCCAACGCCAACGCAAAGTAGAAATAAGGCGTGTAAACATTATTAGGATAGAAGTGCGGCGAACTGCCCTGCTCTAAAATCACCCCTGACCACGGCGTCTCGCTGCTAGACAGCTCAATATCTAACACCTCTCCGCAATTAGAAAGCTGGTTATCGCTGTGATTATAAAATTTTAACTGCGAGCGCATATCACCCCATTGTTCGTTTTGTACAAAACCGAGCAATTATCTTCCATCAACTGAGCACTAATTTGCAATAACTGATTGGCACTACTCGCTATTATTTTCAACATCGAAAACACACAGGAGCAAGACTCATGTTGAAAAAACTCATAATTCCAGCAATGGCCGCCATCCTAGGCACATCAGCTAACGCAACGCCAACTACGCAATTAGTGGAAAAGAAAATGCAAGCAATTGAATTAAATACTGAAGTAGGAAAACTAGCAGCAAACCTTTATTTGCCAAAAGGCGTTAAAAAACCACCTGTTGTCATTGTTACTGGAGCCTGGACGACGGTTAAAGAACAAATGCCAGCCAATTATGCCCAAGCGTTAGCGGATAAGGGTTACGCAGCTATCACTTTCGATTTTCGCGGCTGGGGTCAATCGAAAGACGCAACGCCATATTTAGAAGATCCAACTCGTAAAACCCGTGACATTAGCGCTGTGATCAACGCCGTTAGCAAGCTAGATCAAATCAATGGCGATAAAATTGCTGGTCTTGGGATCTGTGCATCTTCTGGCTACATGCTAGATGCCGCAAACGGTAACGGCAAGATTAGCTCAGTTGCAGTTGTAGCGCCATGGCTCCACGATAAAGCGATGGCAACAGCAATTTACGGCGGTGAAGAAAGCGTGAAAAATCTATTAGCAGTGGCAGACAAAGCACAACACAGTAGCGAACCTATGGTTATCGAAGCCGCCAGTCTGACCAACAAAGACGCGCTAATGTATCAAGCACCGTACTACACGGAAACCGACCGCGGTTTAATCAAAGAATACGACAACAAATACAATCTAGCGTCTTGGGATGGCTGGTTAAACTACGATGCTCAACAAGGCGCGAAATCACAAGACAAGCCAGTATTGTTAGTTGCTTCAGAAGCAATGGCTCTGCCAGCAGGCGCTCATCAGTATCTAGATGCAGCAGGCGACAATGTAACAAGTGTGTGGTTTGACGGCGTATCGCAGTTCGATTTTTACGACCAACCAAAGGCTATCAGCGATGCAGTTGATGCGGTAACCGCCTTCTTCAACAAAACACTTTAATTAGCGATTATCGGCAGGTGCTTATATCAAGCGTTTGCCGACAATTCCGCGAGGAAAATCTCATGAAGTTTAAGTTTTTATTATCTATTTGGGTGACCCTAATGATCAGCACAACAAACGCAAAAACTCATAGCCCAATGAGCCAAGACGAAGCCAAAATTCGTTCGACTATTTACAGCTTTTCTGCCTTGGCAGATCAAAATGCTTTTGCTCACCTCGGACGATTATTTGCACCGACTATCACCCTAGACTACCGCGCCATTTTCGGCGGTGAGCCAAGCGTAGCGACACCGCAATCATTAATGCAGCAATGGGCAGGATTTCTACCGGGCTTCGATACCACTTATCACGAGCTATCGAATCTCAATGTGGTTACTAAAGACGATAGCGCCATGGTTGGCGTTGATTTTATCGCTCGCCATTGGCACGGCGATAACGGCTTTTGGGCAGTCTCTGGACGCTATCATTTTGCGCTAGAAAAAGTCGCCGACAACTGGCTCATCAATAGGTTAACAGTAAGCAATGTCAGCGAAAGTGGCAGCCGTGATGTCCTAGGCACCGTGGGAAAAGACGCAATAGCGAACTTAAAAGCTCGCGACAAGCGATTGGTTGTTGTTGAGTAAATGAAAAAAGGCTCTTATCAAAATCACTAATCAACCTTGGATATAAAAAACATACAGCGCGGATAATTCCCGCTGTTTAGCGTCTTAAATTAGAAATTGACCAAAGCAAAAATCAGGGATGATTTTTGAGCATTTGCCGCATGGATGCGGATCAAATACGGCTTTGATAAGTCAATTTATCATTTAAGAATAATCGCTAAACCTCGGGTCGCCTTTCTTTTGGTTACTTTTCTTTGTAAGTCTCGTCCTGAGACTTATCGCTACGCGACCTGCTAACGCAGTCCAAGAATACTCCAGATATTCTAGTGGCGACGCACAAATTTGTTTGGAACAAATTTGAATAGCCGAAGGCTATCCATAGGGGGAAATACACGGAGGTATTTCATTAAAGAAAAGTAACTGGTGTGCTATCGATTATTTCAATAAAGCATTCAAATTTAATAAGCACACCAAACATTCTGAATACCTAAGTTTGGTCTATTTAGTTTTTTGCATCTTGTTAGGGAAAATTTCGCTATTCAATCGGCTTTTGATTTCATCCACACATCGCTGTGGCTCAGTTAGCCACAAGCCATAACTAATAGGCAAAATCTCAATCCCTGCCCGTTGTAGCACCTTATAAGTATTAAGCTCAAAGAAATCTGCCCATGGGCCGGGATAACCAATGAGATCTAACGCCAGATACTTACCATTGAAGCGACATAGTAAATCCACTTCAACACCAGCGACGTGATAGCCGGGCCAAGATTCGATATCATCGCGCGCTAATTGCGCCATCAGCGCTTGCTGAAAGGCGTCAATCGACGCATTTTGACTGTGGTTCACTTCGAACTGACCAGTAGCCATTAAGTATTTTCGCAGTAAATTCGAATCAGGTAATAATTGCTCATCGATGGACACAAATAGCTGCTGTCGCTGCCTTGCACGAGTGATACAAACGTTAAATACATCCGCTTTATTGAGATAAGCCGCGGCGCGAGTGCTGTTGTTATCAACACTAAAGGCAATGAGCATAATATCGCGCTCTTCCCCCTGAAAACCGAACGGCGTGGCAGCACGTAAGTTATGAATCGCGATTTGCTGTTCATCAAAAGTCGTTTCTATTGCCTTAGCAATATGTTCTGCCTGATGTCTAAACGGCGAAACTACGCCGATACTGTGATTAATTCCCGCCGCTTCGTCGCTAGCAATTTGCTGCTTAATCGCGACAATTACCGCGTTAGTTTCTGCTTGGTTGATACCCTTGGCATCGCGCTCACCGTTAACACGCACAACGTCCAAATAGCCGCTATTAGTGCATGGGCGATGTTGCATGATTTTGAGTTTGTTTTGGTAAAACTGCTGGTTGCTAAAATCGATCAATTCGGGCTTGCTACGAAAATGTTCATCTAGCATCGCTACTTGTTGCTGACAATTGAGGGCCTGCAATGACAAATCTAAGATTGAATTGTCACGATAGCTTACAACGCCACTTTGAAAATCGGTCAACTGATGCTTAGTCAGTAACTGACTTTCCTTGGATTTAGCCAAAAACGAGTAGTGACGTAGCTGTTTGGTATCCCCAACAATTAAAGCTCGCTTTGCGCGATATAACGCTGGTAAGCAGCTGCTGATATTACATTGCGTAGCCTCATCAATGATGACCACATCGAACATTTCTTTATGCAATGGCAAAATGCGATAGAGTGAGTTGAGGCTCATTAGCCACACTGGAAAGGCTTTAAACAACGCCGTAAACTCAATGTCTTCGAACATCTCAGCTTGACGTTTTGAGGTGCGACTGCGAATCGCTTGATTAAAGGCTTGTAATGATTGGCGATCATTTTTAAGTAGCGACAACAAATTACTATTTTTTACGGCACTTAAAAATTCGGCTGCAGCCAGCTCGCGCTTAACACTCAAATCATTGATTTGCCCCAACGCTTGCCATTGCTCAGCCAAGCCACCAATTTTGCTGCCAACAAAGAACAGATAAAATTTATACAGCCAATCACTATCCCGCTCGCTCAATTGGTGCAGCCGCTGGCCGCGCTTAATGGCTTTTTTACAGAACTTTATAAAGCGCTGCTCAAGTGCGGTTAGCGAGTGATTTAATTCCAGCAACTCCTTTTCACACACCTCGCTACCATTGAGTTTATCGTCCGTTAGATAACCAGCGAGTAAATCGGCAATATAGCTCTTAAGCTGTTTTAAAAACTCCTTTTTACCAGCACGAACAGACACACCACCTAAGCCAAAATTTTGTTCGAGCTTGTCACCAATCACGTCCAATGCAGCGTCATTATTAGCGATTATTAACACCGATTCTCCACGCGCCATATGCTCAGCCGCCACCGCTGCAATGGTGTAACTCTTACCTGTCCCCGGTGGCCCTGAAACACAACCCAACTGCGCATTAGCAGCGATAGA comes from Psychrobium sp. MM17-31 and encodes:
- a CDS encoding nuclear transport factor 2 family protein translates to MKALLLTLSILTMTATIAHADNIQQIADAKAINQQQLWPKPANPIAKGSENSAALKVVQNFFAAYGKGDLNEIKKYVADDVEWHIPGRHPLAGTKRGIKEFSDFFALLGRAAFKAEVMILAANDTYIIDVHRGFSNLQGENIDLNWILLYQVEDGKIKRVQNFSGDLYASDAFFNQFAKSLGAK
- a CDS encoding NAD(P)H-dependent oxidoreductase, with the translated sequence MSKVLVISGHPNLAQSNTNTVILNTLSTELNDVSIRRLDALYPDYQIDIAAEQQALIEAQVVVLQFPFYWYSVPALLKKWIDDVFAYDFAYGANGDKLKDKELILSFTVGGPAESYTPLNYNHFPIAELIKPLQQTAYLAGMRVAEPIFTHGMVYIEGVYNKLSDVQAKAQDHAERLITSISHLIDSPEAKLQRFVAQWFEKFDVLAPDSEQFTKHLASDIRLVMPEGEFNGHAGFKDWYQGARVTFKPNCDHDVEQMQVKALSDDRFEVELRIRLTAETFAESAFGGEAVNILVNELWQVSFDENDNAIIHEYLVEVVS
- a CDS encoding AraC family transcriptional regulator, which encodes MLGFVQNEQWGDMRSQLKFYNHSDNQLSNCGEVLDIELSSSETPWSGVILEQGSSPHFYPNNVYTPYFYFALALDEDLHWQAIKDGKLTNITTTPGNIWINPPNTPFTHDISEPCYFLILAIEEQEFMRHCPLDIDANKLVFLNNYNVLDKTIQGILELFTLELQGRASNGVSYKNNLVALLSTHYIHNYSNYLDLKDSAQQTSRFGQQHIEKIDSYISEHLGQQITVEDLAALVNCSKFHFLREFKKITGSTPYQYLLLKRLQQAKHLLTTKSPNITDVALSLGFNDQSHFTRAFKGQFSQTPGQYVKSLET
- a CDS encoding alpha/beta hydrolase, coding for MLKKLIIPAMAAILGTSANATPTTQLVEKKMQAIELNTEVGKLAANLYLPKGVKKPPVVIVTGAWTTVKEQMPANYAQALADKGYAAITFDFRGWGQSKDATPYLEDPTRKTRDISAVINAVSKLDQINGDKIAGLGICASSGYMLDAANGNGKISSVAVVAPWLHDKAMATAIYGGEESVKNLLAVADKAQHSSEPMVIEAASLTNKDALMYQAPYYTETDRGLIKEYDNKYNLASWDGWLNYDAQQGAKSQDKPVLLVASEAMALPAGAHQYLDAAGDNVTSVWFDGVSQFDFYDQPKAISDAVDAVTAFFNKTL
- a CDS encoding nuclear transport factor 2 family protein, whose translation is MKFKFLLSIWVTLMISTTNAKTHSPMSQDEAKIRSTIYSFSALADQNAFAHLGRLFAPTITLDYRAIFGGEPSVATPQSLMQQWAGFLPGFDTTYHELSNLNVVTKDDSAMVGVDFIARHWHGDNGFWAVSGRYHFALEKVADNWLINRLTVSNVSESGSRDVLGTVGKDAIANLKARDKRLVVVE
- a CDS encoding AAA domain-containing protein; this encodes MNYSNILSYYRDCYQEDSADLNLWMLQKLKAEDVWYLQGRDDLGSGFLPRLPLPTEFAQTMQGRVETYQRERILLYVSFMVVGTVELKGERKQIAAPLLFNEAAIENDEQGFCFSTVNQQPELNETLVELLLPEVDIHQLLQDEDNLQAPSLWTSLLANSPHNINALELLNFPQLMTQEDVKKGLRRKTLSILPVSMLAFVERASSSRGVLHELESIAELNSVSAPLVELFSDNKQQFKANKKLKYGYLPGLLSTPQQKVISIAANAQLGCVSGPPGTGKSYTIAAVAAEHMARGESVLIIANNDAALDVIGDKLEQNFGLGGVSVRAGKKEFLKQLKSYIADLLAGYLTDDKLNGSEVCEKELLELNHSLTALEQRFIKFCKKAIKRGQRLHQLSERDSDWLYKFYLFFVGSKIGGLAEQWQALGQINDLSVKRELAAAEFLSAVKNSNLLSLLKNDRQSLQAFNQAIRSRTSKRQAEMFEDIEFTALFKAFPVWLMSLNSLYRILPLHKEMFDVVIIDEATQCNISSCLPALYRAKRALIVGDTKQLRHYSFLAKSKESQLLTKHQLTDFQSGVVSYRDNSILDLSLQALNCQQQVAMLDEHFRSKPELIDFSNQQFYQNKLKIMQHRPCTNSGYLDVVRVNGERDAKGINQAETNAVIVAIKQQIASDEAAGINHSIGVVSPFRHQAEHIAKAIETTFDEQQIAIHNLRAATPFGFQGEERDIMLIAFSVDNNSTRAAAYLNKADVFNVCITRARQRQQLFVSIDEQLLPDSNLLRKYLMATGQFEVNHSQNASIDAFQQALMAQLARDDIESWPGYHVAGVEVDLLCRFNGKYLALDLIGYPGPWADFFELNTYKVLQRAGIEILPISYGLWLTEPQRCVDEIKSRLNSEIFPNKMQKTK